A single region of the Manihot esculenta cultivar AM560-2 chromosome 12, M.esculenta_v8, whole genome shotgun sequence genome encodes:
- the LOC110627797 gene encoding lipase yields MIRWWVSALQLTELFVSVAVHLLYGLYIFSSAVAGDFSQTMYGWFFKPNMNLVVKEDEPRGTSKSTTNGDDLPPIVLVHGIFGFGKGRLGGLSYFAGAEKKDEKVLVPDLGSLTSIYDRARELFYYLKGGQVDYGEEHSKACGHSQFGRIYEQGHYSEWDEDHPIHFVGHSAGAQVVRVLQQMLADKAFKGYENTSENWVLSLTSLSGAFNGTTRTYLDGMQPEDGRTMKPICLLQILRLGVIIYDWLDIGMLKDYYNFGFDHFNMTWKKMGILGLFHCLLGNTGPFASGDWILPDLTIQGSMQLNCHLQTFPNTYYFNYATKRTTKIMGFTVPSSIFGIHPLLFIRVLQMSQWSFPPDVSPPYKGYRDEDWHENDGALNTISTTHPRIPIEHPSCHITNDSECLPLQSGIWYYKIVEADHIFFIVNRERAGVQFDLIYDSIFERCRKHVFRKTPQNLPNEAHPNQ; encoded by the exons ATGATAAGGTGGTGGGTATCTGCTCTGCAATTAACAGAGCTATTTGTTAGTGTTGCAGTTCATCTGCTATATGGCTTGTACATATTTAGCTCAGCTGTAGCTGGTGATTTCTCACAGACTATGTACGGATGGTTTTTCAAGCCTAATATGAACCTTGTAGTGAAAGAGGACGAACCCAGAGGGACATCAAAATCCACCACAAATGGTGATGACTTGCCTCCTATTGTGTTGGTCCATGGAATCTTTGGATTTGGCAAAGGG AGATTGGGAGGTTTATCATATTTCGCAGGGGCTGAGAAGAAAGATGAGAAGGTTCTGGTGCCTGATTTAGGGTCCTTAACCAGCATATATGATAG GGCTCGCGAGTTGTTCTATTATTTGAAAGGCGGACAAGTTGATTATGGTGAAGAACACAGCAAAGCTTGTGGGCATTCTCAATTTGGACGAATTTATGAACAAG GGCACTATTCCGAATGGGATGAGGATCACCCAATCCACTTTGTTGGGCATTCCGCTGGAGCACAAGTTGTTCGAGTTCTGCAGCAAATGCTTGCAGACAAG GCTTTCAAGGGGTATGAGAACACTTCTGAGAACTGGGTATTAAGCCTCACATCCTTATCTGGAGCCTTCAATGGGACTACAAGAACATACTTAGATGGGATGCA GCCAGAAGATGGCAGAACAATGAAACCGATATGTCTCCTTCAAATCTTGCGCTTAGGAGTGATAATTTATGACTGGCTTGACATAGGCATGCTCAAGGATTATTACAATTTTGGATTTGATCACTTTAACATGACATGGAAGAAAATGGGAATTTTGGGTCTTTTTCATTGCCTTTTGGGAAATACTGGTCCATTTGCATCAGGAGATTGGATACTTCCTGATCTTACGATTCAAGGGTCTATGCAACTCAATTGTCATCTTCAAACATTTCCCAATACATACTATTTCAACTATGCTACAAAGCGCACTACAAAAATAATGGGTTTCACAGTTCCTTCAAGCATCTTTGGAATCCATCCATTGCTTTTCATAAGAGTGTTGCAGATGAGCCAATGGAGTTTTCCTCCAGATGTCTCTCCCCCTTACAAAGGATACAG GGATGAGGATTGGCATGAGAATGATGGAGCTCTTAACACCATATCCACAACCCACCCTCGTATTCCAATTGAGCATCCAAGCTGTCACATTACAAATGATTCTGAGTGTCTACCCCTGCAATCAGGAATCTG GTACTACAAGATTGTGGAAGCAGATCATATCTTCTTCATTGTTAACAGGGAAAGAGCAGGAGTTCAATTTGATCTCATATATGATAGCATTTTTGAACGTTGCAGAAAACATGTATTTAGGAAGACTCCACAAAATCTACCGAATGAAGCACACCCCAACCAATAG
- the LOC110627491 gene encoding uncharacterized protein LOC110627491: protein MLNSGKFLRMVILCWIWMDTRNRWCYNFDHRRRQHQCRQQQFTDLGKEKKPGDFSNMASSWCSEISPIISLFVCFLLVLSLICPVHSSETGNKHATNQTFRPEEELQKLKMIREHLKKINKPAVKTIQSPDGDIIDCVLSHQQPAFDHPKLKGQKPSEPPERPKGHNPTGMLTENFQLWSLSGDSCPEGTVPIRRTKEQDMLRASSFRRFGRKLRRHVRRDTNSNGHEHAVGYVSGDQYYGAKASINVWAPRVANQYEFSLSQMWVISGSFGNDLNTIEAGWQVSPELYGDNYPRFFTYWTTDAYQATGCYNLLCSGFVQTNNRIAIGAAISPTSSYNGGQFDISLLIWKDPKHGNWWLEFGNGVLVGYWPSFLFTHLRDHASMVQFGGEIVNSRPSGFHTSTQMGSGHFAGEGFGKASYFRNLQVVDWDNNLIPLSNLRVLADHSNCYDIQGGINRVWGNYFYYGGPGRNVRCP from the exons ATGTTGAATAGTGGGAAGTTTCTTAGAATGGTGATTCtgtgctggatttggatggatACAAGAAATAGATGGTGTTACAATTTTGATCACAGAAGAAGACAACATCAATGTAGACAACAACAATTTACAGATTTGGGAAAAGAGAAAAAGCCAGGAGATTTCTCAAACATGGCTTCTAGTTGGTGTAGTGAGATCTCGCCAATCATTTCCCTTTTTGTCTGTTTTCTTCTTGTTCTTTCTTTAATTTGTCCTGTTCATTCGTCGGAGACCGGAAATAAGCATGCAACCAACCAAACTTTCCGACCAGAGGAAGAGTTACAGAAGTTGAAGATGATAAGAGAACATCTCAAGAAGATTAACAAGCCTGCAGTCAAGACAATTCAG AGTCCTGATGGGGATATTATAGACTGTGTTTTGTCTCATCAGCAGCCAGCTTTTGATCATCCAAAATTGAAAGGGCAGAAACCATCG GAGCCACCAGAGAGACCAAAGGGCCATAACCCGACAGGGATGCTAACTGAGAATTTTCAGCTATGGAGTTTGTCTGGTGATTCGTGTCCAGAAGGGACTGTTCCAATAAGAAGAACAAAAGAACAAGACATGCTAAGAGCTAGTTCTTTTAGAAGATTCGGAAGGAAACTGAGAAGGCATGTTAGAAGAGACACCAACAGCAATGGCCATGAG CATGCAGTTGGGTATGTGAGTGGAGATCAATACTATGGAGCAAAAGCAAGTATTAATGTTTGGGCACCTAGGGTTGCTAATCAATATGAATTCAGCTTGTCACAGATGTGGGTCATTTCTGGTTCTTTTGGAAATGATCTTAATACCATTGAAGCTGGTTGGCAG GTTAGCCCAGAATTATATGGGGACAATTATCCCAGATTCTTTACCTATTGGACT acTGATGCATATCAAGCAACAGGATGCTATAATTTACTATGCTCAGGCTTTGTTCAAACCAACAATAGAATTGCAATTGGGGCTGCCATCTCTCCAACATCCTCTTATAATGGTGGACAATTTGATATCAGCTTATTAATTTGGAAg GATCCAAAGCATGGAAATTGGTGGCTTGAATTTGGAAATGGGGTTTTGGTTGGGTATTGGCCATCATTCTTGTTCACTCACTTGAGAGATCATGCAAGCATGGTGCAATTTGGTGGAGAAATTGTTAATTCAAGGCCATCAGGGTTTCACACTTCTACTCAAATGGGCAGTGGCCATTTTGCTGGAGAGGGTTTTGGAAAAGCTTCATATTTCAGAAATTTGCAAGTTGTTGATTgggataataatttaattcccTTATCAAATCTTAGGGTTTTGGCTGATCATTCAAATTGCTACGATATTCAAGGAGGGATTAATAGAGTTTGgggtaattatttttattatggaGGCCCTGGAAGAAATGTGAGATGTCCCTAA
- the LOC110628931 gene encoding heme-binding protein 2 has protein sequence MSWIFKWVQRSGLASLKMGSSSLILMAVIACFSICNLVLYGLATESPKYEVVHLESDYEIRVYGEVPWISALVHGTSFDKSTREGFHRIYQYIHGANLNSSQFPMTSPVLTSVIRSSSETVYYVKLFLSKGNPPQPSPELNLQLEKWSAQCMAVRKFSGFAEDDNVKKEMEALVASLIARPTANKALDANVSYTIAQYNSSRHLSGRLNEVWIDVSGFNVEGCLPQHR, from the exons ATGTCTTGGATCTTTAAATGGGTTCAAAGGAGTGGACTAGCCAGCTTAAAAATGGGGAGTAGTTCATTGATTTTGATGGCAGTCATCGCATGTTTCAGTATTTGTAACCTAGTTCTCTATGGCTTGGCAACTGAATCACCCAAGTATGAAGTAGTACACTTGGAATCAGATTATGAGATCAGAGTCTACGGAGAAGTCCCCTGGATTTCTGCTCTTGTCCATGGAACCTCCTTCGATAAATCTACCAGAGAAGGCTTTCACAG GATTTATCAATACATCCATGGAGCAAACCTCAACTCTTCACAATTTCCAATGACCTCTCCTGTCTTAACGAGCGTCATAAGATCATCATCTGAAACTGTATACTACGTAAAACTGTTCCTGTCCAAGGGGAACCCACCACAGCCAAGTCCTGAACTGAACTTGCAGCTGGAAAAATGGAGTGCTCAGTGCATGGCAGTGAGAAAGTTTTCTGGGTTCGCCGAGGATGATAACGTTAAGAAAGAAATGGAGGCTCTAGTGGCCAGTCTAATTGCACGTCCGACTGCAAATAAAGCTCTAGATGCTAATGTTTCCTACACCATTGCTCAGTATAATTCTTCACGCCACCTCTCAGGGAGGCTGAATGAAGTGTGGATTGATGTCTCTGGTTTTAATGTAGAGGGATGTTTACCCCAACATAGATAA
- the LOC110628376 gene encoding uncharacterized protein LOC110628376, with amino-acid sequence MSINIKNLISFPLVFLAIATLLLAGEVKANTAVKRKDLCSGVDYKPLCRSVVKGITDPLTATKVAISYAIIKTKQAYTQSKTMANNDNIKICKEMYDDAITNLEKSLKSLHVKDKGTLNSDLSAAISYFSTCDDSYAESGEDSPFATLNKILEHMVDNCLVLVTQIR; translated from the coding sequence ATGTCGATCAATATCAAAAACCTTATCTCCTTCCCGCTGGTCTTTCTCGCAATCGCCACCCTCCTTCTTGCCGGCGAAGTCAAAGCCAATACTGCCGTGAAACGCAAGGACTTATGCTCGGGTGTAGACTACAAGCCCCTTTGCAGGTCGGTCGTCAAAGGAATTACCGATCCATTGACAGCAACAAAGGTAGCAATTTCTTACgcaatcatcaaaacaaaacaagCGTATACTCAATCGAAGACAATGGCTAACAACGACAATATTAAAATCTGCAAAGAGATGTATGATGATGCCATTACCAATCTTGAGAAGTCATTGAAAAGCTTGCACgtaaaagataagggtactctGAATTCTGACCTTTCTGCAGCTATTAGTTACTTTTCAACTTGTGATGATTCGTATGCGGAAAGTGGTGAAGACAGTCCTTTTGCTACACTTAATAAAATCCTCGAACACATGGTGGACAACTGCTTGGTTCTAGTCACTCAAATCCGCTGA